The Vulpes lagopus strain Blue_001 chromosome 6, ASM1834538v1, whole genome shotgun sequence genome has a segment encoding these proteins:
- the LOC121492600 gene encoding LOW QUALITY PROTEIN: olfactory receptor 2G3-like (The sequence of the model RefSeq protein was modified relative to this genomic sequence to represent the inferred CDS: inserted 1 base in 1 codon) — protein MEKANVSSLMGFILLGFSGHPHLEAALFVFVLFFYLLTLVGNLTIIIISYLDPLLHTSMYFFLSNLSLLDLCFTTSLAPQMLVNLRRPEKTITYGGCVVQLYISLALGSTECILLAVMALDRYVAICKPLHYVAIMNPRLCQQLASISWFSGLANSLIHATITLQLSLCGNHRLDHFICEVPALFKLACVDTTVNYXVLFVVSVLFLLIPPALILISYGFISQAVLKIKSVEARHKAFSTCSSHLTVVIIFYGTIIYMYLQPRNSYTQDQDKFISLFYTMVTPTLNPIIYTLRNRDVKVAVKTLLSKKLCSL, from the exons ATGGAAAAGGCCAATGTGAGCTCCTTGATGGGTTTCATCCTTCTAGGCTTCTCAGGCCACCCTCACCTGGAAGCTGCACTCtttgtatttgtcctttttttctacCTCCTGACTCTTGTGGGGAAcctcaccatcatcattatctcATACCTAGATCCCCTCCTCCACACCTCTATGTACTTCTTCCTCAGCAACCTCTCCCTGCTGGACCTCTGCTTCACTACTAGCCTTGCACCTCAGATGCTAGTTAACCTGAGACGTCCAGAGAAGACTATCACTTATGGTGGTTGTGTAGTACAACTCTATATTTCGCTAGCACTGGGCTCCACTGAGTGTATCCTCCTGGCTGTAATGGCTTTGGATCGCTATGTTGCCATCTGCAAGCCCCTTCACTATGTGGCTATCATGAACCCAAGGCTATGTCAACAGCTGGCATCCATCTCCTGGTTTAGTGGTTTGGCCAATTCCCTGATCCATGCTACTATTACCTTGCAATTGTCTCTATGTGGCAACCACAGACTCGATCATTTTATTTGTGAAGTGCCAGCTCTCTTCAAGTTGGCTTGTGTGGACACCACTGTCAACT TGGTGCTTTTTGTGGTTAGTGTCCTGTTTCTCCTAATCCCCCCAGCACTCATTCTTATCTCCTATGGCTTTATTAGTCAAGCTGTGCTGAAGATAAAGTCAGTGGAGGCAAGGCACAAAGCCTTCagcacctgctcctcccaccttACAGTGGTGATCATTTTCTATGGCACCATAATCTACATGTACCTGCAACCAAGGAACAGCTATACTCAGGACCAAGACAAATTTATCTCCCTCTTCTATACCATGGTGACTCCAACCTTAAATCCTATTATCTACACTTTAAGGAACAGGGATGTGAAAGTGGCTGTGAAAACACTCCTGTCAAAAAAATTGTGCTCCCTATGA